From the Paludisphaera mucosa genome, one window contains:
- a CDS encoding DUF2721 domain-containing protein, with the protein MPAASLTDSYATLSAMITPALFMTATGSLIISTSNRMSRIVDRIRQLNLEGDDLCRGVKPTDFVEDRLEHIAVQLDRMILRSDLIRRTLTLLYLAMAMYVGTSLTLALNTLLGGWLLIVPTTLAILGVGLMLAACVQLIREAHIALRNNRLEILFYRKLRNQRACEPAASSGEEPPVAKLG; encoded by the coding sequence ATGCCCGCCGCCTCGCTGACGGACTCGTACGCCACGCTCTCGGCCATGATCACCCCCGCGCTGTTCATGACGGCGACGGGGTCGTTGATCATCTCGACGTCGAACCGGATGTCGCGGATCGTCGACCGCATCCGCCAGCTCAACCTCGAAGGGGACGACCTCTGCCGGGGCGTGAAGCCGACGGACTTCGTCGAGGACCGGCTGGAGCACATCGCGGTCCAGCTCGACCGGATGATCCTCCGCAGCGACCTGATCCGCCGCACGCTGACGCTGCTCTACCTGGCGATGGCCATGTACGTCGGCACGAGCCTGACCCTGGCGCTCAATACGTTGCTCGGGGGCTGGCTGCTGATCGTGCCGACGACGCTCGCCATCCTGGGGGTGGGCCTGATGCTCGCGGCCTGCGTGCAGCTCATCCGCGAGGCGCACATCGCGCTCCGGAACAACCGGCTGGAGATCCTCTTCTACCGGAAGCTCCGGAACCAGCGCGCATGCGAACCGGCGGCTTCCTCGGGCGAGGAGCCGCCGGTCGCGAAGCTCGGTTGA
- a CDS encoding Gfo/Idh/MocA family protein produces MSEKKALNIGLVGYGFMGRTHSNAYKRVNDFFDVAYRPVLKAVCGRDKAAAQAFADNWGYESVETDWRKLVERKDIDAIDICTPNNTHAEIAIAAAEAGKIILCEKPLAMDLVQGQAMVDAVEKAGVINTVWYNYRRVPAVTLAKQLIDEGRLGRIFHYRAEFLQDWTISTDLPQGGAGLWRLDAAAAGSGVTGDLLAHCIDTALWLNGHISTISAMTETFIKERKHTQTGKVQPVGIDDACAFLCRFENGSLGLFESTRYARGHKALYTFEINGEKASIKWDLQDLHRLDYFDHGDDGILRGWRSIHVTDGDQPYMKHWWVPGLQIGYEHTFVHQVADFLENLAKGESTAPTFRDALATQAVCDAVLDSAEHKKWEAVVPV; encoded by the coding sequence ATGTCCGAGAAGAAAGCGCTCAACATCGGCCTCGTCGGCTACGGCTTCATGGGCCGGACGCACTCCAACGCCTACAAGCGGGTCAACGACTTCTTCGACGTCGCCTACCGGCCCGTGCTGAAAGCCGTCTGCGGCCGCGACAAGGCCGCCGCGCAGGCGTTCGCCGACAACTGGGGCTACGAGTCGGTCGAGACCGACTGGCGGAAGCTGGTCGAGCGCAAGGACATCGACGCGATCGACATCTGCACGCCCAACAACACCCACGCCGAGATCGCCATCGCCGCCGCCGAGGCCGGCAAGATCATCCTCTGCGAGAAGCCGCTGGCGATGGACCTGGTGCAGGGCCAGGCGATGGTCGACGCGGTCGAGAAGGCCGGCGTGATCAACACCGTCTGGTACAACTACCGCCGCGTCCCGGCCGTGACCCTGGCCAAGCAGCTCATCGACGAGGGCCGGCTGGGGCGGATCTTCCACTACCGCGCCGAGTTCCTCCAGGACTGGACGATCTCGACCGACCTCCCCCAGGGGGGCGCGGGGCTCTGGCGGCTCGACGCCGCCGCCGCCGGCTCGGGCGTCACGGGCGACCTGCTCGCCCACTGCATCGACACCGCGCTCTGGCTCAACGGCCACATCTCGACGATCTCGGCCATGACCGAGACGTTCATCAAGGAGCGCAAGCACACCCAGACGGGCAAGGTCCAGCCGGTCGGCATCGACGACGCCTGCGCCTTCCTCTGCCGGTTCGAGAACGGCTCTCTCGGCCTGTTCGAGTCCACCCGCTACGCCCGCGGCCACAAGGCGCTGTACACGTTCGAGATCAACGGCGAGAAGGCCTCGATCAAGTGGGACCTCCAAGACCTGCACCGGCTGGACTACTTCGACCACGGCGACGACGGCATCCTCCGCGGCTGGCGGTCGATCCACGTCACCGACGGCGACCAGCCCTACATGAAGCACTGGTGGGTGCCCGGCCTTCAGATCGGTTATGAGCATACGTTCGTGCATCAGGTCGCCGACTTCCTGGAGAACCTCGCCAAGGGCGAGTCGACCGCGCCCACGTTCCGCGACGCCCTGGCCACGCAAGCCGTGTGCGACGCCGTGCTCGACTCGGCCGAGCACAAGAAGTGGGAGGCGGTCGTCCCTGTCTGA
- a CDS encoding phospholipase D-like domain-containing protein: MREVLTQAYYWISAELTTLLGFGLAIVFFAYLIRQKRSPASTLAWLLVVILMPYVGVPLYIFFGGRKLRRMAARKAPVYAGSAHRTTPAIDLDTERLLRSFGIPEARPGNAVELLETGEEAYARMMELIDEARSSIYVTTFVLRDDDVGVALIGALALKASQGVKVRLLLDDVGSWWLRRRALAPLTRAGGRVAYFMPMFHLPFRGRTNLRNHRKLAIADGRTALAGGMNLASSYIGPYPNPERWRDLAVAIDGPAVEDLEWLFRSDWKFTTGEDLPASPRRPPQVPGERPPALVTRPGHAVVQVVASGPDVEGDALYESLLSLIFFARQRVWIATPYFVPDEMLVRALVLATRRGVDVRLIVPWKSNHPITDLAREGYIRELHEAGAEVLLYRPTMLHAKAVMFDDRLAVIGSANMDNRSLFLNYEVALYVFSTERVADVGRWMERLAAGCTIYEPKPGGIREIAENVLRLFAPLL; this comes from the coding sequence GTGCGCGAGGTCCTGACGCAGGCGTATTACTGGATCTCGGCCGAGCTGACGACCCTGCTCGGCTTCGGCCTGGCGATCGTCTTCTTCGCCTACCTGATCCGCCAGAAGCGCTCGCCGGCCAGCACCCTGGCCTGGCTGCTCGTCGTCATCCTGATGCCCTACGTCGGCGTGCCGCTCTACATCTTCTTCGGCGGCCGCAAGCTGCGCCGGATGGCCGCGCGGAAGGCCCCCGTCTACGCAGGCTCGGCGCACCGCACGACGCCCGCCATCGACCTCGACACGGAACGGCTGCTGCGGTCGTTCGGCATCCCCGAGGCCCGGCCCGGCAACGCCGTCGAACTCCTGGAGACCGGCGAGGAAGCGTACGCGCGGATGATGGAGCTGATCGACGAGGCCCGGTCGTCGATCTACGTCACCACGTTCGTCCTCAGGGACGACGACGTGGGGGTGGCCCTGATCGGGGCCCTCGCGCTCAAGGCGAGCCAGGGCGTGAAGGTGCGGCTGCTCCTGGACGACGTCGGCTCGTGGTGGCTGCGACGACGGGCCCTCGCCCCGCTGACCCGCGCGGGGGGCCGCGTGGCCTACTTCATGCCGATGTTCCACCTCCCCTTCCGGGGCCGGACGAACCTGCGGAATCACCGCAAGTTGGCCATCGCCGACGGCCGCACGGCGCTCGCGGGGGGCATGAACCTGGCCTCCTCGTACATCGGCCCCTACCCCAACCCGGAACGCTGGCGGGATCTGGCCGTGGCGATCGACGGGCCCGCCGTCGAGGACCTGGAGTGGCTCTTCCGCTCGGACTGGAAGTTCACGACCGGCGAGGACCTCCCGGCCAGCCCGCGCCGCCCGCCTCAGGTCCCCGGCGAGAGGCCGCCCGCCCTCGTCACGCGACCCGGCCATGCCGTCGTCCAGGTCGTCGCCAGCGGCCCCGACGTCGAGGGCGATGCGCTCTACGAGTCGCTGCTCTCGCTGATCTTCTTCGCCCGCCAGCGGGTCTGGATCGCGACCCCCTACTTCGTCCCCGACGAGATGCTCGTCCGGGCCCTCGTGCTGGCGACCCGACGGGGGGTCGACGTCCGGCTGATCGTCCCCTGGAAGTCGAACCACCCGATCACCGACCTGGCCCGGGAGGGCTACATCCGCGAGCTTCACGAGGCCGGCGCGGAGGTCCTGCTCTACCGCCCGACGATGCTCCACGCCAAGGCCGTGATGTTCGACGACCGCCTCGCCGTGATCGGCTCGGCGAACATGGACAACCGCAGCCTGTTCCTGAACTATGAGGTCGCCCTCTACGTCTTCTCGACCGAACGGGTCGCCGACGTCGGCCGCTGGATGGAGCGCCTGGCCGCCGGTTGCACCATTTATGAGCCCAAGCCGGGCGGGATCCGCGAGATCGCCGAGAACGTCCTCCGACTCTTCGCGCCCCTGCTCTGA
- a CDS encoding cation:proton antiporter: MEHLEVPQLFAMLVVMLAAAKVAGALAERIGQPAVLGELIAGIVVGGSVLGLVDPHVETIHMLSELGVVILLVAIGLETDLGSMMKVGGTSAAVAVVGVAAPFGLGYVGCRLMGLGEVVSIMAGATLTATSVGITARVLSDLGRLKSPEGQVILGAAVIDDILGLVILTVVGGLADGGAVTAAGVATATLKAFGFLAGVLLVGKLVLPWVIRVASRIDVPGTPTILALILALGLAWLAEKSGSALIIGAFAAGVLIAGTAKAQEIEHGVTTLGHFFVPLFFVAVGASVDLSALDPRTPGALAAIGLGVMLTVTGVVGKLAAGYAPFWFRGDKRIVGVGMIPRGEVGLIFAQMGLAKGVFNGGQFGGVTLMVIVTTFLAPPLLKALAPGVPDAVPIEDDDGIGELVSEA; this comes from the coding sequence ATGGAACATCTCGAAGTCCCCCAGCTGTTCGCGATGCTCGTGGTGATGCTCGCGGCGGCCAAGGTCGCCGGCGCGCTGGCGGAGCGGATCGGCCAGCCGGCCGTGCTGGGCGAGCTGATCGCCGGGATCGTCGTGGGGGGCTCGGTGCTGGGACTCGTGGACCCGCACGTCGAGACGATCCACATGCTCTCGGAGCTGGGCGTCGTGATCCTGCTCGTGGCGATCGGGCTGGAGACGGACCTGGGCTCCATGATGAAGGTGGGCGGGACCTCGGCGGCCGTGGCGGTGGTCGGAGTCGCCGCGCCGTTCGGGCTGGGCTACGTCGGCTGCCGCCTGATGGGGCTGGGCGAGGTGGTCTCGATCATGGCCGGGGCGACGTTGACGGCGACGAGCGTGGGCATCACCGCACGAGTGCTGTCCGACCTGGGCCGGCTCAAGTCGCCGGAAGGGCAGGTGATCCTGGGCGCGGCGGTCATCGACGACATCCTGGGCCTGGTCATCCTGACGGTCGTGGGCGGCCTGGCCGACGGCGGCGCGGTCACGGCCGCCGGCGTGGCGACGGCCACGCTCAAGGCGTTCGGGTTCCTGGCCGGGGTGCTGCTGGTCGGGAAGCTGGTCCTCCCCTGGGTGATCCGCGTCGCGAGCCGGATCGACGTCCCGGGGACGCCGACGATCCTGGCGTTGATCCTGGCCCTCGGCCTGGCCTGGCTGGCCGAGAAGTCGGGCTCGGCCCTGATCATCGGGGCCTTCGCGGCGGGCGTCCTGATCGCCGGTACGGCCAAGGCCCAGGAGATCGAACACGGGGTGACCACGCTCGGTCACTTCTTCGTCCCGTTGTTCTTCGTGGCGGTCGGGGCCTCGGTCGATCTCTCGGCGCTCGACCCGCGTACACCGGGGGCCCTGGCGGCCATCGGCCTGGGCGTGATGCTGACGGTGACCGGCGTCGTCGGCAAGCTGGCGGCCGGCTACGCCCCGTTCTGGTTCCGCGGCGACAAGCGGATCGTCGGCGTCGGCATGATCCCCCGCGGCGAGGTCGGCCTGATCTTCGCCCAGATGGGCCTCGCGAAGGGCGTCTTCAACGGCGGCCAGTTCGGCGGCGTCACGCTCATGGTGATCGTCACCACGTTCCTCGCCCCGCCCCTCCTCAAGGCCCTCGCGCCCGGCGTCCCCGACGCCGTGCCTATCGAAGACGACGACGGCATCGGCGAGCTGGTCAGCGAGGCCTGA
- the typA gene encoding translational GTPase TypA, with the protein MKRRDDIRNVAIIAHVDHGKTTLVDSMLRQSGQYRASQLTGERILDSNDLEKERGITILAKNIAITYHDVKINIIDTPGHADFGGEVERTLQMADSALVLVDAFEGPMPQTKFVLRKAFECHIRPIVVINKVDRPDARPEEVLNEIFDTFVELGASDEQSDFSYIFASGRSGFASNDPRVHEGDMRPLFDLIVDQVPGPVVDLDKPFSMLCTTLDYSEYVGRIAIGRIMTGKVKRGQKANMWKRGDVVTPGTITGVLLFDKLGRVEVEEAEAGDIVAIVGLATIDIGDTIASTEVTEPLPRIEVGEPTLSMLFTVNDSPLAGEGKYLTSRHIKERLDRELQSNVALRVDQAEDLDAFIVSGRGLLHLSVLIETMRREGYELSVGKPEVIIKKIDGVDHEPYEFLVVDVPHGHIGPVMEMVGSRRGEMSKMDVKGAYAHLEFLIPARGLIGLRSRLISATQGEAIMHHNYHDYRPFKGEIPSRANGVMISMVRGQVVGFALDNLQQRGTMFVAPGDPTYEGMIIAENARADDMVVNPCKEKKLTNMRASGSDKNILLKPPRDITLEIALEYIESDELVEITPSRIRLRKRYLSEESRKRSERSGKKVGV; encoded by the coding sequence ATGAAGAGACGGGACGACATCCGGAACGTGGCGATCATCGCCCACGTCGACCATGGCAAGACGACCCTCGTGGACTCGATGCTCCGCCAGTCCGGGCAGTATCGCGCCTCGCAGCTGACGGGCGAGCGCATCCTGGACTCCAACGACCTGGAGAAGGAGCGCGGGATCACCATCCTGGCGAAGAACATCGCCATCACGTACCACGACGTCAAAATCAACATCATCGACACGCCGGGCCACGCCGACTTCGGCGGCGAGGTCGAACGGACGCTCCAGATGGCCGACAGCGCGCTCGTGCTGGTCGACGCCTTCGAGGGGCCGATGCCCCAGACCAAGTTCGTTCTCCGCAAGGCGTTCGAGTGCCACATCCGGCCGATCGTCGTCATCAACAAGGTCGACCGTCCCGACGCCCGCCCTGAGGAGGTCCTCAACGAGATCTTCGACACCTTCGTCGAATTGGGCGCCAGCGACGAGCAGTCGGACTTCTCGTACATCTTCGCCTCCGGCCGGTCGGGCTTCGCCTCGAACGACCCCCGCGTCCACGAAGGCGACATGCGGCCTCTGTTCGACCTGATCGTCGACCAGGTCCCCGGGCCCGTCGTCGACCTCGACAAGCCGTTCTCGATGCTCTGCACGACGCTCGACTACTCCGAGTACGTCGGCCGGATCGCGATCGGCCGCATCATGACCGGCAAGGTCAAGCGCGGCCAGAAGGCCAACATGTGGAAGCGGGGCGACGTCGTCACCCCGGGGACGATCACCGGCGTGCTCCTGTTCGACAAGCTCGGACGGGTCGAGGTCGAGGAGGCCGAGGCGGGCGACATCGTGGCGATCGTCGGCCTGGCCACGATCGACATCGGCGACACGATCGCGTCCACCGAGGTCACCGAGCCCCTGCCGCGGATCGAGGTCGGCGAGCCGACCCTGAGCATGCTCTTCACGGTCAACGACTCGCCGCTGGCCGGCGAGGGCAAATACCTGACGAGCCGGCACATCAAGGAGCGTCTCGACCGCGAGCTGCAGTCGAACGTCGCGCTCCGGGTCGACCAGGCCGAGGACCTCGACGCCTTCATCGTCTCGGGTCGCGGCCTGCTGCACCTCTCGGTCCTGATCGAGACGATGCGACGCGAGGGCTACGAGCTGTCGGTCGGCAAGCCCGAGGTCATCATCAAGAAGATCGACGGCGTCGATCACGAGCCCTACGAGTTCCTGGTCGTCGACGTGCCCCACGGCCACATCGGCCCGGTCATGGAGATGGTCGGCTCGCGCCGGGGCGAGATGAGCAAGATGGACGTCAAGGGGGCCTACGCCCACCTGGAGTTCCTGATCCCGGCGCGAGGGCTGATCGGCCTCCGCAGCCGGCTGATCTCGGCCACCCAGGGCGAGGCGATCATGCACCACAACTATCACGACTACCGGCCGTTCAAGGGCGAGATCCCTTCGCGGGCCAACGGCGTGATGATCAGCATGGTCCGCGGCCAGGTCGTCGGCTTCGCCCTCGACAACCTCCAGCAGCGCGGCACGATGTTCGTCGCCCCCGGCGATCCCACCTACGAGGGGATGATCATCGCCGAGAACGCCCGGGCCGACGACATGGTGGTCAACCCCTGCAAGGAAAAGAAGCTGACCAACATGCGGGCCTCGGGCTCGGACAAGAACATCCTGCTCAAGCCCCCCCGCGACATCACGCTCGAAATCGCCCTCGAGTACATCGAGTCCGACGAGCTGGTCGAGATCACCCCCTCGCGGATCCGCCTCCGCAAGCGTTACCTCAGCGAGGAGAGCCGCAAGCGCTCCGAACGCAGCGGCAAGAAGGTCGGCGTCTGA
- a CDS encoding sugar phosphate isomerase/epimerase family protein: protein MKTGMNLLLWTDHVSEAQDGVLELIKAIGFDAVEVPIFKTDDLGDYKRLGDRLRALGLGATAVTVMGGPEINPISADPRSRAAAVTYLDRVLECGQHFGCEILCGPLHSTIGLFSGKGPTESEFQYGVETLQQVAEKAEARGIRLAVEALNRFENYFLTTAEQTAKFIRAVDHPFCRMMFDSFHANIEEKDQAAAIRLVKEETIHVHVSENDRGTPGTGQVAWESFFDGLKQTHYDGYLTIEAFGLALPALAAATRVWRPLFPDAEGLCREGLAFIKKNIA, encoded by the coding sequence ATGAAGACCGGAATGAACCTGCTGCTCTGGACCGACCACGTGAGCGAGGCCCAGGACGGCGTCCTGGAGCTGATCAAGGCCATCGGCTTCGACGCGGTCGAGGTGCCGATCTTCAAGACCGACGACCTGGGCGACTACAAGCGGCTGGGCGATCGGCTGCGGGCGTTGGGCCTGGGCGCGACGGCCGTCACGGTGATGGGCGGGCCTGAGATCAACCCGATCTCCGCCGACCCCCGATCGCGGGCGGCGGCCGTGACCTATCTCGACCGCGTGCTGGAATGCGGCCAGCATTTCGGCTGCGAGATCCTCTGCGGGCCGCTCCATTCCACGATCGGCCTCTTCTCCGGCAAGGGGCCGACCGAGTCGGAATTCCAGTACGGCGTCGAGACCCTGCAGCAGGTCGCCGAGAAGGCCGAGGCCCGCGGCATCCGGCTGGCCGTCGAGGCCCTGAACCGTTTCGAGAACTACTTCCTGACCACGGCCGAGCAGACGGCCAAGTTCATCCGCGCGGTGGACCACCCGTTCTGCCGGATGATGTTCGACAGCTTCCACGCCAACATCGAGGAGAAGGACCAGGCCGCGGCCATCCGCCTGGTCAAGGAGGAGACGATCCACGTCCACGTCTCCGAGAACGACCGCGGCACGCCCGGGACGGGCCAGGTGGCCTGGGAGTCGTTCTTCGACGGCCTCAAGCAGACGCATTACGACGGCTACCTGACGATCGAGGCCTTCGGTCTGGCCCTGCCCGCGCTCGCCGCCGCGACTCGCGTCTGGCGGCCCCTGTTCCCCGACGCCGAGGGCCTCTGCCGCGAGGGCCTGGCCTTCATCAAGAAGAACATCGCCTGA
- a CDS encoding thermonuclease family protein: protein MSQRFARGLAAASSMMVFLGGALGAWPGDPQAPAQQPAAAKGQNPPPKPQPRPQGQPLAVDPALVTVDDGDTVVIHWPGDEETVRILGIDSPETRHDAHKIPYDQSFGLEARAFAQGAFATATKIDLVRSATLDPYGRTLGYLIVNGKNYSVLIVTARLAEETVTFYGDNGLPQLAAEVMAAAKSAGAMPFEPPHVFRKRMRNVVDGPAPAPAAPRP, encoded by the coding sequence ATGTCGCAGCGCTTCGCCCGAGGTCTCGCCGCCGCCTCGTCCATGATGGTCTTCCTCGGCGGGGCTCTCGGGGCCTGGCCGGGCGACCCGCAGGCCCCCGCGCAGCAGCCCGCCGCGGCGAAGGGGCAGAACCCACCGCCCAAGCCTCAGCCGCGTCCCCAGGGCCAGCCCCTGGCCGTCGACCCGGCCCTCGTGACCGTCGACGACGGCGACACGGTCGTCATCCACTGGCCGGGCGACGAGGAGACGGTCCGGATCCTGGGCATCGACTCGCCCGAGACCCGCCACGACGCCCACAAGATCCCCTACGACCAGTCCTTCGGCCTGGAGGCCCGGGCCTTCGCCCAGGGTGCCTTCGCGACGGCGACGAAGATCGACCTGGTCCGCTCGGCGACGCTCGATCCCTACGGCCGGACGCTGGGCTATCTGATCGTCAACGGCAAGAACTACTCGGTCCTCATCGTGACGGCCAGGCTCGCTGAGGAGACGGTGACGTTCTACGGCGACAACGGCCTGCCGCAGCTCGCCGCCGAGGTCATGGCCGCGGCGAAGTCGGCCGGCGCCATGCCGTTCGAGCCGCCGCACGTCTTCCGCAAGCGGATGCGAAACGTCGTCGACGGCCCCGCCCCCGCGCCGGCCGCACCTCGGCCCTGA
- a CDS encoding IS701 family transposase, whose protein sequence is MPVVRPARLRAGPPVRARLAPLFLGALLVRGRRTVTAWIRAPGLSEQFRPCYTAVAAAGKKADTVAAFLVLWVVKPLVRGAERLTLAIDDTTTGRCGPRVQGAGLHHNPAPGPAGAPFVYGHVFVVLGLLASHPAWGVIALPLSSRLHVRRKDLPGFHPRHRPEFRTKLALAVELLRRAKPWLGLLDRPIWFVADGAYAKADVLNPAKALGMTIVSRLRKDAALYTVPVPPPEGRRGRPRIYGERRIDLARRAGQRRGWSACLFDLYGGREAERYKTFTATWRPAGGAIRLVLVDEPTGWVAYFCTDPAAAVADILGTRADRFSLEITFRDCNQNVGAGQQRVRFIHASVGAFQVCLRTFTMTEAWAWGRDEGDLVDRSDSPWGSLVRRPSHADKRRAWRRELLSDEIHAALRPGVAEPEIQAAVDRLLSLAA, encoded by the coding sequence GTGCCAGTGGTTCGCCCGGCTCGCCTCCGCGCTGGACCGCCGGTCCGCGCACGGCTCGCCCCCTTATTCCTCGGGGCCCTCCTCGTACGCGGGCGGCGGACGGTCACCGCCTGGATCCGCGCCCCCGGGCTGAGCGAGCAATTCCGACCCTGCTACACGGCCGTCGCGGCGGCCGGCAAGAAGGCCGATACGGTCGCCGCTTTCCTCGTTCTCTGGGTCGTCAAGCCGCTGGTGAGGGGAGCTGAGCGGCTAACCCTCGCCATCGATGACACCACGACCGGACGCTGCGGGCCACGTGTCCAGGGGGCCGGCCTTCATCACAACCCGGCCCCTGGCCCGGCCGGCGCGCCGTTCGTCTACGGCCACGTCTTCGTCGTCCTGGGGCTCCTGGCTTCCCACCCCGCCTGGGGTGTGATCGCGCTGCCGCTATCGTCCCGGCTGCATGTCCGCCGGAAGGACCTGCCCGGCTTCCACCCGAGGCATCGGCCGGAATTCCGCACCAAGTTGGCGTTGGCCGTCGAGCTGCTCCGCAGGGCGAAACCGTGGCTGGGCCTGCTCGACAGGCCGATCTGGTTCGTAGCCGATGGGGCCTATGCCAAGGCGGATGTCCTCAATCCGGCCAAGGCGCTGGGGATGACGATTGTCAGCCGACTCCGCAAGGACGCGGCGCTCTATACGGTCCCGGTTCCACCTCCGGAGGGCCGGCGCGGCCGGCCGCGGATCTATGGCGAGCGCCGCATCGATCTGGCGAGGCGGGCGGGGCAACGGCGAGGCTGGTCCGCGTGCCTGTTCGACCTGTACGGAGGGAGGGAGGCCGAGCGGTACAAGACATTCACGGCGACCTGGCGGCCGGCGGGCGGCGCGATCCGGCTGGTGCTGGTGGATGAGCCGACGGGATGGGTGGCGTACTTCTGCACCGACCCGGCGGCCGCGGTCGCGGACATCCTCGGGACGAGAGCCGACCGCTTCAGCCTGGAGATCACGTTCCGCGATTGCAACCAGAACGTGGGGGCGGGGCAGCAGCGGGTGCGGTTCATCCATGCCAGCGTCGGGGCGTTCCAGGTCTGCCTGCGGACGTTCACGATGACCGAGGCATGGGCCTGGGGCCGCGACGAGGGAGATCTGGTGGACCGCTCGGACTCGCCGTGGGGCTCATTGGTGCGGCGGCCGAGCCATGCGGACAAGCGGAGGGCGTGGCGGCGGGAATTGCTCAGCGACGAGATTCATGCGGCTCTACGCCCCGGTGTCGCCGAGCCAGAAATTCAAGCGGCCGTCGATCGGCTACTCAGCCTGGCCGCATAA
- a CDS encoding sugar phosphate isomerase/epimerase family protein — translation MSPTHTHNFPKLHNAAWPGVVGKGGEDGDPSIDLDVMLDLTAAAAVDGVKFDGFDLFLFAPHVDIDSTDDQIKELADKASRRGLTIGSVVAPVWPPTGGGSAMDEGEGRKKFLEQVKKGCRIARKLRELGVRPYGVVRFDSACSPEAWSADPEGNQKKIAETFKQAAAIAKDHGEKLAAEGEICWGGMHSWRKMLDLLERVDEPGVVGFQADMAHTLLYTLGENAPEDRILPEGYDWKDKHVLDEALKTLTDALRPWTLDFHVAQNDASVFGSGSHDHTGRHCLANDPDGKLDIPHHAGFWLRDQTGRPTRAFKHICWDGCMFPNEVMMKPQTWNDILAAMIQVRDAHGWTE, via the coding sequence ATGAGCCCGACCCATACGCACAACTTCCCGAAGCTGCACAACGCCGCCTGGCCCGGAGTGGTCGGCAAGGGGGGCGAGGACGGCGACCCCAGCATCGACCTCGACGTCATGCTCGACCTGACCGCGGCCGCCGCGGTGGACGGCGTCAAGTTCGACGGCTTCGACCTGTTCCTGTTCGCGCCTCACGTCGACATCGACTCGACCGACGACCAGATCAAGGAGCTGGCCGACAAGGCCTCTCGGCGCGGCCTGACGATCGGCTCGGTCGTGGCGCCCGTCTGGCCGCCGACGGGCGGCGGCTCCGCGATGGACGAGGGCGAGGGTCGCAAGAAGTTCCTGGAACAGGTCAAGAAGGGCTGCCGGATCGCCAGGAAGCTCCGCGAGCTGGGCGTGCGGCCCTACGGCGTCGTCCGCTTCGACTCCGCGTGCAGCCCCGAGGCCTGGTCGGCCGACCCCGAGGGGAACCAGAAGAAGATCGCCGAGACCTTCAAGCAGGCCGCCGCCATCGCCAAGGACCACGGCGAGAAGCTCGCCGCCGAGGGCGAGATCTGCTGGGGCGGCATGCACTCGTGGCGGAAGATGCTCGACCTGCTCGAACGCGTGGACGAGCCCGGCGTGGTGGGCTTCCAGGCCGACATGGCCCATACGCTCCTCTACACGCTGGGCGAGAACGCCCCCGAGGACCGGATCCTCCCCGAGGGCTACGACTGGAAGGACAAGCACGTCCTCGACGAGGCCCTGAAGACGCTGACCGACGCGCTCCGGCCCTGGACGCTCGACTTCCACGTCGCCCAGAACGACGCCTCGGTCTTCGGCTCGGGGTCGCACGACCACACCGGCCGCCACTGCCTGGCGAACGACCCCGACGGCAAGCTCGACATCCCCCACCACGCCGGCTTCTGGCTCCGCGACCAGACCGGCCGGCCGACGAGGGCGTTCAAGCACATCTGCTGGGACGGCTGCATGTTCCCCAACGAGGTCATGATGAAGCCCCAGACCTGGAACGACATCCTCGCCGCGATGATCCAGGTCCGCGACGCCCACGGCTGGACCGAGTGA